The genomic stretch GCATCATTACAATGGCGCCCCCAGCGTGGAGGGTACCCGGCATGATCGCGCGCGCGATCGCCTGACCCTGCCGCTGCTGCAGGCGGCGATTGCCGCCGGTGTGCCGGTGTTTTGCATTTGCCGTGGGTTCCAGGAATTGAATGTGGCCCTTGGCGGCACCTTGCACCAGCGTGTGCAGGAGCTGCCTGGCTACCTTGACCACCGCGAACCTGAGGACGCACCCCTGGAGGTGCAATACGGCCCTCGTCACCCCGTTGGCATCGCGCCTGGCGGGTTGTTCGAGCGCCTAGGCCTGGCTGCGCAATTCGAGGTCAACTCGTTGCACAGCCAGGGCATCGACCGCCTGGCCCCTGGGCTGCGGGTCGAGGCGCGGGCCCCGGATGGCCTGATCGAAGCGGTGTCGATGCCAGATGCGCCGGGCTTCGTGCTTGGCGTGCAGTGGCACCCTGAATGGCGTTTTGCCGAAAACCCGGTCTCCCGGCGCCTTTTCCAGGCGTTCCGCGAGGCCTGTATTGCCCATGCTGCACGGGAGGGTACGCGCCAGAAAGCATTCTGACGTCACCCGAAAGTCTCGGATGACGCCCCCCTGTTGCAAGCTTTCAATGAGTGAAAGCGGGCCTTGTACGCAAGGCCCGCGAAAACAATTCCAAAATTTACGGCACATACTCATGAGCGATTACACAGAAGCCGGCCGCCCACCCGATGTGGCGGCCGACGCGGGCAACACCCAGCGCAGCAAGGGCTTGGCCAAAGGCCGCCTGGGCTTGTTGGCCAGCGTGGTGCTGGGCATTTCCACCATCGCCCCGGTCTATACCCTGACCGGCGCGCTTGGCCCAACCGTGCGAGAGGTCGGTGCCCACCTGCCTGCGGTATTCATCGTCGGCTTCCTGCCGATGCTGCTGGTCGCCCTTGGCTATCGCGAGTTGAACTCGGCAGAGCCGGACAGCGGCACCTCGTTCACCTGGTCGGCGCGCGCCTTTGGCCCGATGATCGGCTGGATCGGGGGCTGGGGGCTGGTGGTCGCCACCACCATCGTGCTGTCGAACCTGGCAGGCGTGGCGGTCGACTTCTTCTACCTGTTCCTGGGGCAGATCACCGGCAACCATGTCCTGGCGGCCTTGGCGGATAACCTGCTGATCAACATCAGTACCTGTTGCGTGTTCATCGCCCTGGCGGTGTGGATCTGCTGTCGCGGCATAGCCACCACCATGACGGTGCAGTACGGCCTGGTGGCCCTGCAGTTGCTGGTGCTGATCGGCTTTGCCTTCGCCGCCTTCGGTGGCACCACTGCGCCGCCACCGCTGGAATTCGATTTCGCCTGGTTCAACCCGTTCGGTGTCGAGTCGTTTTCGGCCTTTGCCGCGGGGCTTTCACTGTCGATCTTCATCTTCTGGGGCTGGGACACCTGCCTGACCGTCAGCGAAGAATCGGTGGGCAGCGAAGAGGTGCCGGGCAAGGCCGCCACTTGGACCGTGATGTTGATCCTCGGCCTGTACCTGTTCACCGCCATCGCCACCCTGCAGTTTGCCGGTATCAGCGAAACGGGCCTAGGCCTGAACAACCCGCGCATCCAGGAGAACGTCTTTGCCCACCTGGCCGGCCCGGTGATGGGGCCGCTGGCGATCCTGATGTCCATCGCCGTACTGGCCAGCACCGCAGCGTCGCTGCAGTCGACCTTCGTGGCACCGGCGCGCACCCTCTTGGCCATGGGTTACTACGGTGCGGTACCGCCTAAGTTCGCCAGCGTTTGCCCGCGTTCGCAAACCCCGCGCTACGCCACCATCTG from Pseudomonas kermanshahensis encodes the following:
- a CDS encoding gamma-glutamyl-gamma-aminobutyrate hydrolase family protein — encoded protein: MSANAVPLIGISACRQQVGKNSSHTVGDKYVEAAGFAGLPLILPARDGGSDTPALLAQLDGILFTGSPSNIEPHHYNGAPSVEGTRHDRARDRLTLPLLQAAIAAGVPVFCICRGFQELNVALGGTLHQRVQELPGYLDHREPEDAPLEVQYGPRHPVGIAPGGLFERLGLAAQFEVNSLHSQGIDRLAPGLRVEARAPDGLIEAVSMPDAPGFVLGVQWHPEWRFAENPVSRRLFQAFREACIAHAAREGTRQKAF
- a CDS encoding APC family permease, which gives rise to MSDYTEAGRPPDVAADAGNTQRSKGLAKGRLGLLASVVLGISTIAPVYTLTGALGPTVREVGAHLPAVFIVGFLPMLLVALGYRELNSAEPDSGTSFTWSARAFGPMIGWIGGWGLVVATTIVLSNLAGVAVDFFYLFLGQITGNHVLAALADNLLINISTCCVFIALAVWICCRGIATTMTVQYGLVALQLLVLIGFAFAAFGGTTAPPPLEFDFAWFNPFGVESFSAFAAGLSLSIFIFWGWDTCLTVSEESVGSEEVPGKAATWTVMLILGLYLFTAIATLQFAGISETGLGLNNPRIQENVFAHLAGPVMGPLAILMSIAVLASTAASLQSTFVAPARTLLAMGYYGAVPPKFASVCPRSQTPRYATICAGLAAGLFYVTMRTLSENVLADTITALGMMICFYYSLTAFACVWYFRDSLFDSVRHFVMRGLCPLVGGVILSVIFARTAIDSASPDFGSGSHVGGLGLVFVIAAIISVLGIGLMLLSRMRAPAYFLGATLRQQATLPLAE